The following proteins come from a genomic window of Deltaproteobacteria bacterium:
- the recR gene encoding recombination protein RecR, protein MSGFAGPIRELVEQLARLPGIGEKTATRLAYHILKMNAEDARRLAGAITGVKERIALCERCFGLTDIQPCVICRDESRDHTMVCVVEQPPDVAAFEKTGQYRGVYHVLHGTLSPLDDIGPEALRLAELVERVKSGEVAEIVLATNPNKEGESTAHYIAEVLHELPVRVTRIAHGVPVGSEVEYADAVTLGLAMKGRREF, encoded by the coding sequence ATGAGCGGATTCGCGGGACCGATTCGGGAACTGGTGGAACAACTCGCGCGGCTGCCGGGCATCGGCGAGAAGACGGCGACGCGTCTCGCCTATCACATCCTCAAGATGAACGCCGAGGACGCCAGGCGCCTCGCGGGCGCGATCACGGGCGTCAAGGAACGCATCGCCCTGTGCGAGCGGTGCTTTGGGCTCACCGACATTCAGCCGTGCGTGATCTGCCGCGACGAAAGCCGCGACCACACCATGGTGTGCGTGGTCGAGCAGCCGCCCGACGTGGCCGCATTCGAAAAGACCGGCCAATACCGCGGCGTGTATCACGTGCTGCACGGCACGCTCTCGCCGCTCGACGACATCGGCCCCGAGGCGCTGCGTCTGGCGGAGTTGGTCGAGCGCGTGAAGAGCGGCGAGGTGGCCGAGATCGTGCTCGCCACGAATCCCAACAAGGAAGGCGAATCGACCGCGCACTACATTGCGGAAGTGCTGCACGAGCTGCCCGTGCGCGTCACGCGCATCGCGCACGGTGTGCCCGTCGGCAGCGAGGTCGAATACGCCGACGCGGTCACGCTCGGTCTCGCGATGAAGGGCCGGCGCGAGTTCTAG